Part of the Ictalurus furcatus strain D&B chromosome 28, Billie_1.0, whole genome shotgun sequence genome is shown below.
ACACCATCCTTGGTCTTCACTGTGAGCTCCTCAGGAGCAAAATGGTTGACGTCCAAGCTTACCTTCCAGCCATCCTGTGTCTGCTTGATCTCAGACAACCCGGTGCTGAGTTGGCGTGACAAGGCACGGGCATAGGCTGCTGGATGAGGCACTATCGGAGTGGGCATGGTAAGTGGGGGTACCTGAGCACTGTGCATCAGGGAGGCCATATCAGCACCAATGGAAGGGCGCATATAGCCAGGCCAGTGGGTGCTGGGAAAGACATGCATCTCCTCTGGTACTGCTGGCATCCCAAATGCCTGGTCAAAGATCCTGCTGCCTTGGTACCAGTCACGGAATGGGTCCCAGGATGGAGTGCGGAGGAAAGTGAAAGGGATGCGCCTCTCAGTCATGGCTGAAGAATAAGTTGGACTTCTCTCTCTGGACGATTGAAGCTTTTTATCAGAAACCTTTTCCAGAAGGTGCTGTCTGTTTAGAGGCTGCAGGCTTTTATAATAAGCTGGTTACTGCCCACCCTCGTTGGAACGCCCCgtttctttctcacactctctaaaACTTTCTCGCACCGGCCATGTCCCCCACCCCCGACCCAAATAATTATAGAACTGACTAGAAGGTCTATTCACAGCAGACGTAGCAGGAGAATGGAATCTGAGGCAAAGCCTGTCGGCTGTACAGCTGACTAGGGATCGTTTAACCTTTTCATGAGTGTAAtgacatacactcacacacacaccacacataatcCCTCCTCCCCTGCATTACAGAGTCATACAAGAATCTATGAAAATAACACAGGAATCCATGAGGATTTTTTCTAAAAAGAGTAGTACCCGACAGTGTCAGATAGAAAGACAGGTGGATGTACAGACAGCTgaagaaaacacacataaaacaaaGTCTAAACACAACAATGACCCCACAAGCAGACAGTGTTAAAAACTCATAGATACCCACATTTCTGGTGAACTTTGTTAAAGTatgacattaaaacatttttttaaattatattcttAGAGGTCTTAAAAAGGTtttataaagctgttttttttccctgagaaACTTTTATACATCAATAATTTGTCAGTAAATCAATATTTTCAAAAGATGTATTAAATGTAATGAGTTTTAAAAGACCTTTTTAATACCACTTTATATGAAAATTAAAAGCACATTTGCAGTAGTGACATGgtaatggcaagatgtaatagtggtattttttgttacatttatgttgacattggtttgtgaaggttaaaatattaatttaacagctcaagtttacaattgcaatttcaaatcttttttcattttatttactttctggAGTTGGCAGGATTCGACTCGGATTCtgccattaaggactcggacttaAGTCCGACTTGGCCGCTTTTGGACTCGGATTcaattggttaaggacttggtctcgactcaaACTTGACAAAGGTGGACTTGGACCCAACACTAACCAATTATAAGAAATCTTGGTGTTACATTTGATTCATCACTAAATTTTGAGAAACAAATCAGTACAGTGGTAAAGGACAGTTTCTTTCATCTGAGATCAGTTGCGATATTAAAACAATTTCTGGCCCCGAAAGATTTGGACAGTGTAATCCACACTCTCATAACATCACGTCTGGACTACTGTAATTCCCTATATGTGGCTTGCCTCAAACTGCTGTCTATCACATGCAAATTATCCAAAATGCGGCAGAGAGACTTCTTACCGGCACAAAAAAGAGGGATCACATTTCTCCCATTCTAGCCACTttacactggcttcctgtaaaTTTTTGAATCAATTTTAAGATGATTTGCTTGTGTAGTCTTTATCTTTTGTCGCACCAAAATAGATTAGTGACCTTCTGAATCCTTACTCTCCCCAAAGAGCACTTAGGTCATGTAATCAGCTTCTCTTAACTGTCCCACGTTGTCGCTGTAAATATAAAGGTGGTCGGGCCTTCTCTGTTGCAGCACCTAAACTTTGGAACAGTCTGCCCTTAAATGTGAGGTTTGCTCCATCACTACCCAGTTTTAAATTGGCTCTTAAATCTTATTTGTTCTCTCTGACTTTTGATTAAGAATAGTTTACGGGTTTTATGTTGAAGTTTTCTGACTGTAttctttttaatgtgtttatattttgcatgctgcatgttttcttttaatgctTTCTTTTTATATGCTCAACGTTTTattgttcagcactttggtacAATTTAGTGCACTTTTAAA
Proteins encoded:
- the hspb1 gene encoding heat shock protein beta-1, coding for MTERRIPFTFLRTPSWDPFRDWYQGSRIFDQAFGMPAVPEEMHVFPSTHWPGYMRPSIGADMASLMHSAQVPPLTMPTPIVPHPAAYARALSRQLSTGLSEIKQTQDGWKVSLDVNHFAPEELTVKTKDGVVEITGKHEERKDEHGVISRSFTRKYTLPPSADAEKITSSLSPEGILTVEAPLPKPAIQSSEITIPVNTSSSVVQKQDGAK